One genomic window of Diospyros lotus cultivar Yz01 chromosome 8, ASM1463336v1, whole genome shotgun sequence includes the following:
- the LOC127808728 gene encoding BTB/POZ domain-containing protein At4g08455-like has product MQTQGRRRPESEETRRPIPRITMKCLSCKEDYEAADSGTCRECYEEASETEEELKQEIDDLKAKVAFLSLPPRLLSPSFSDVVLVASDDGFGHSDTNPVPVPAHRSVLASRSPVFKAMLENEMEESLSGTIKIGDVSYDALRSFVHYLYTAEASLDEQMAIDLLVMAEKYQVKHLKTYCEKYTVSKLNWENALMNFAFARQHNAKILEEAALLLIMDNMDKLSKCEVYMELVEKDPRLVVEIYEAYLSRQVNTAALREYSGKP; this is encoded by the exons ATGCAAACGCAGGGGCGGCGGCGGCCGGAATCGGAGGAGACGAGGCGGCCGATTCCGAGGATTACGATGAAGTGTCTGTCATGCAAGGAGGATTACGAGGCGGCGGATTCCGGAACCTGCCGAGAGTGCTACGAGGAAGCTAGCGAGACCGAGGAGGAGCTCAAGCAAGAGATCGACGATCTCAAGGCCAAGGTCGCCTTCCTCTCCCTTCCCCCACgccttctctctccttctttctccGACGTTGTCCTCGTCGCCTCCGACGACGGTTTCGGTCACTCCGACACCAATCCAGTTCCCGTCCCTGCCCATCGGTCCGTTCTG GCCAGCCGCTCCCCAGTTTTCAAAGCCATGCTTGAAAATGAGATGGAGGAAAGCCTGAGTGGTACCATCAAAATAGGTGATGTATCATATGATGCTCTTCGCTCCTTTGTCCATTATCTGTACACTGCAGAAGCTAGCCTTGATGAACAAATGGCCATTGACCTTTTAGTAATGGCCGAGAAATACCAAGTGAAACATCTCAAGACCTATTGTGAAAAGTACACGGTGTCCAAGTTGAACTGGGAGAATGCCCTCATGAATTTTGCCTTTGCACGCCAACACAACGCTAAGATCTTAGAAGAGGCAGCCTTATTATTGATCATGGACAACATGGATAAGCTTAGCAAATGTGAAGTATATATGGAGCTCGTGGAGAAGGATCCCCGGCTTGTTGTAGAAATCTACGAGGCTTATCTCTCGAGGCAGGTTAATACTGCTGCACTCAGAGAGTACTCTGGAAAGCCATAG